A stretch of Aspergillus nidulans FGSC A4 chromosome VI DNA encodes these proteins:
- a CDS encoding uncharacterized protein (transcript_id=CADANIAT00010389): MTLNAAQKTNLSVTWILGGIATITVFTRMYVRFFQQRTPGWDDYVMILCWCLAITSASLASTAIHYGLGVDLYGIQSPDDRVNALKYLTLAPNPSILSVAFGKLSIVLFFHRLLGVSMTRTLSTILWILLFITAGLSISAVVAVLAFCTPTESIWDKTIPPKRCMAPETQLGIGLAQASFNAFTDIILGLLPAYSLYNLQMPLRRKIGLMLLFGVESWSPITIWNTYIPLLSITNKTRAANSLSPSRQPLVLK, translated from the exons ATGACTTTGAATGCGGCTCAGAAGACGAATCTCAGCGTGACATGGATCCTAGGAGGAATTGCCACCATTACAGTCTTCACCCGGATGTACGTGCGGTTCTTCCAGCAACGAACTCCAGGATGGGATGACTATGTGATGATTCTCTGCTGG TGCCTAGCAATAACCTCAGCCTCTCTCGCCTCCACCGCAATCCACTACGGCCTCGGAGTGGATCTCTACGGTATCCAATCCCCAGACGACAGAGTCAATGCGTTGAAATACCTCACTCTCGCGCCCAATCCAAGCATTCTCAGCGTTGCCTTCGGCAAACTATCGATTGTTCTGTTCTTCCACCGGCTGCTGGGCGTCTCAATGACAAGGACGCTCTCGACGATTCTATggatcctcctcttcatcacgGCAGGTCTTTCTATCTCGGCAGTAGTTGCCGTCCTCGCCTTCTGTACCCCAACCGAATCTATCTGGGATAAGACAATCCCTCCAAAACGCTGCATGGCACCAGAAACACAGTTGGGTATTGGCCTTGCCCAGGCTT CCTTTAATGCCTTTACCGATATAATCCTCGGTCTCCTCCCAGCGTACAGTCTTTATAACCTACAGATGCCCCTACGCCGCAAGATCGGTCTCATGCTGCTTTTTGGGGTTG AATCATGGTCTCCAATCACAATATGGAATACGTATATCCCCCTTTTATCCATTACAAATAAGACCAGGGCAGCTAACTCATTGTCACCATCTCGCCAACCTTTAGTGCTGAAGTAA
- a CDS encoding Zn(II)2Cys6 transcription factor (transcript_id=CADANIAT00010390) — MDTSSPTQQIPPVSKRATACVECQKHKVRCVLLGRKPPCQRCSGKHLSCVFKKGPTYPLPSSENRRLLNALLDDLGVLHGAVNELRAAGDLPDLPALRSIAVLSELRGGDRTVREGDMMPVDISTELIDKHPEAPSRDETTATQPPIQSLYQITRLRSLRSQGLATAADNTATATRSQTDLISRKVINVDDAEMLVNRYLRKTDHYLYGIASEYKTLQEMRQASPLLLTAVLTVEALQSADSEQLFRLCYAEFRTLVADFLFSHTVTLEDLRGLCIACFWLSDISWSISSLAIRRAVEMELHKSFTAAVDSLKSQQALEQLDERSKRLVDSVRIWYLLYICDQHLAILYGRPYIMREDEGIQNWPLYLTVNRQPTDIRILSQVALLQILRSVSETFGQDSKRRVPILLKPQLDAFNQQIDQWVNHWLGLSQDHPTIGAYPSKAIMLHHRFSKLLVSSHVFRGLGRDPVQDPLPAEFQPLALVAINSAKSVLDLTVNDPDIVAAFAHIPHYYHTMIAFACSFLLKTATIYGKHISIDSGAVINSIAPVISLCLGVKCTAYHLAHWIGRGLQALLNKYIKSLPMETAPGHAAEVSFHMQQQQPQQQHSTPSSSSNVNMAFGNSSGVWETGAVSPYGDHILSSTLFETPLQPSQDSISEFQWDPSMSFASLEHMGLGLL, encoded by the exons ATGGATACCTCCAGCCCTACCCAGCAGATTCCCCCGGTATCAAAGCGGGCAACGGCCTGCGTAGAGTGCCAGAAACATAAG GTGCGTTGTGTGCTTCTCGGCCGAAAGCCACCATGCCAGCGCTGCTCAGGAAAGCATCTTTCCTGTGTGTTCAAGAAGGGCCCAACGTATCCGCTGCCGTCGTCTGAAAATCG AAGGCTATTGAATGCGTTATTGGACGATCTTGGAGTGCTCCATGGTGCAGTAAATGAGCTCCGGGCAGCAGGGGACCTCCCAGACCTCCCAGCGTTGCGTTCGATCGCTGTGCTCTCGGAGCTGCGTGGAGGCGATAGAACCGTGCGAGAGGGAGATATGATGCCGGTCGACATTAGCACAGAACTTATAGATAAGCATCCCGAAGCACCCAGCCGAGATGAGACAACGGCGACCCAACCTCCCATCCAGTCGCTTTACCAGATCACACGATTACGCAGTCTACGCTCGCAGGGTCTTGCAACTGCAGCGGACAATACAGCCACTGCCACCCGCTCGCAGACCGATTTGATCTCACGCAAGGTAATaaatgttgatgatgcgGAAATGCTGGTCAACCGCTACCTGCGAAAGACAGATCATTATCTCTACGGGATAGCGAGCGAGTACAAAACCTTGCAGGAGATGCGACAAGCGTCGCCACTCCTTTTAACAGCCGTTTTAACCGTGGAGGCGTTGCAGAGCGCGGACAGCGAGCAGCTGTTTCGTCTTTGCTACGCAGAGTTCCGCACCCTGGTGGCAGATTTCCTCTTCTCGCATACAGTGACACTGGAGGACCTTCGAGGTCTTTGTATTGCGTGCTTTTGGCTCAGCGATATATCCTGGTCAATCTCAAGCCTCGCAATCCGCCGTGCAGTCGAGATGGAACTCCATAAATCGTTCACTGCGGCCGTCGATAGCCTCAAAAGCCAGCAGGCGCTGGAACAGCTCGATGAGCGGTCGAAAAGACTCGTCGACAGTGTCCGGATATGGTATTTACTGTATATCTGCGATCAGCATTTAGCGATCCTCTATGGCCGTCCTTACATCATGcgggaagatgaagggatTCAAAACTGGCCGCTCTATCTAACGGTGAATCGACAGCCCACCGATATCCGAATTCTAAGTCAGGTAGCGCTCTTGCAGATTCTACGGTCAGTCTCCGAGACATTCGGCCAGGACTCGAAGCGGCGAGTGCCCATTCTGCTGAAACCGCAGTTGGATGCGTTCAACCAACAGATCGATCAATGGGTGAACCACTGGTTGGGACTCAGCC AGGACCATCCAACCATAGGGGCATACCCAAGCAAAGCAATCATGCTCCACCACCGATTCTCTAAGCTTCTCGTCTCTTCACACGTCTTTCGCGGCCTGGGACGCGACCCCGTCCAGGATCCACTCCCGGCCGAGTTTCAACCCCTGGCCCTCGTAGCAATAAACTCTGCAAAGTCAGTCCTCGACCTCACAGTCAACGACCCAGACATTGTGGCGGCATTTGCTCATATACCGCACTACTACCATACCATGATCGCATTCGCGTGCTCGTTCCTACTCAAAACCGCCACGATTTACGGAAAGCATATATCAATAGATAGTGGCGCCGTCATCAACTCCATCGCACCCGTGATCAGCCTTTGCCTTGGCGTCAAGTGTACAGCATACCACCTCGCCCACTGGATTGGTCGTGGACTGCAGGCTCTACTAAACAAGTATATCAAGTCGCTACCGATGGAGACCGCGCCAGGACACGCCGCGGAGGTATCGTTTCATatgcaacaacagcaaccaCAACAGCAGCATTCAACTCCCAGTTCCTCCTCAAACGTGAATATGGCATTTGGTAATAGCTCAGGGGTCTGGGAAACTGGTGCAGTATCACCCTACGGCGACCATATTCTGTCATCAACGCTGTTCGAGACACCCCTACAACCTAGCCAAGACAGTATCTCGGAATTTCAATGGGACCCGTCGATGTCCTTCGCCTCGCTGGAGCACATGGGACTTGGGCTGCTCTAA